A window from Lachnoanaerobaculum umeaense encodes these proteins:
- a CDS encoding AAA family ATPase, which translates to MRLGLYGLPGAGKTYILDRIEGIKALNGSDLLLDIAPKFYQMDEMYKKAVRTELAKSLIKKDDFIMDGHYSFGDKIVFTKEDGELYDVFLYLYIDPIVLKSRMEKSFKNSKYLKFDVEKWQKYEIEKLREYCHEHDKDFYVIDNQDKGYFENIDTIFSFVKAVLKGFSCVDFAKKVANDILSNCDFYNIVLTDGDRTLIREDSSTLIGYKTNIFDGNFYTGFQSFNHHENMIKYIKDLGHIPKVDIRYNNMVLESADFILTSGQMDIWENISKEIGRPVFGGHQMSADTKFFITKYLQMHRRVRAFGDSLNDYFMLKRADEAFLISKPDGTLSSSLKNRDLEGIYIV; encoded by the coding sequence ATGCGATTAGGTTTATATGGACTGCCCGGTGCAGGTAAGACTTATATACTGGATAGGATAGAGGGTATAAAAGCCCTTAATGGAAGTGATTTACTTTTAGATATTGCTCCGAAATTTTATCAAATGGATGAAATGTATAAAAAGGCTGTAAGAACTGAATTGGCAAAGAGTTTAATAAAAAAAGATGATTTTATCATGGATGGGCATTATTCGTTTGGAGATAAGATAGTATTTACAAAGGAAGATGGAGAACTCTATGATGTCTTTTTATATTTATATATTGATCCTATAGTACTGAAGTCAAGAATGGAAAAATCTTTTAAAAATAGTAAGTATTTAAAATTTGATGTTGAAAAATGGCAGAAGTATGAAATAGAAAAATTGAGGGAATATTGTCATGAGCATGATAAAGATTTTTATGTTATCGACAATCAGGATAAGGGATATTTTGAAAATATAGATACAATATTCTCTTTTGTAAAGGCTGTCTTAAAGGGTTTTAGCTGTGTTGACTTTGCAAAAAAAGTAGCAAATGATATTTTATCAAATTGTGATTTTTACAATATTGTTCTTACAGATGGAGATAGGACATTGATAAGGGAGGACTCAAGTACTCTGATTGGATATAAAACAAATATATTTGATGGGAATTTTTATACCGGTTTTCAGAGTTTTAACCACCATGAAAATATGATAAAATATATAAAAGATCTTGGACATATTCCGAAGGTTGATATTAGATATAATAATATGGTACTTGAGTCTGCTGATTTTATATTGACATCAGGGCAGATGGATATATGGGAAAATATTTCTAAGGAAATAGGAAGGCCGGTATTTGGTGGGCATCAAATGTCTGCAGACACCAAATTTTTTATTACCAAATATCTACAAATGCATAGAAGAGTAAGGGCTTTTGGAGATAGCTTGAATGATTATTTTATGTTAAAAAGAGCTGATGAGGCATTTCTTATATCTAAACCGGACGGAACTTTGAGTAGCTCTCTTAAAAATAGAGATTTGGAGGGAATATATATTGTTTGA
- a CDS encoding ATP-grasp domain-containing protein, with protein MRKENLETAKNLNFIFCSHPLNKKSVDENYMEEYQAAGLSHSCALFSYEDLEVGKLSLYGEDIKGLTIYRGWMMSPNMYENFYNLLLERGIQLINTPKEYAKYHLLPGWYKDFERFTPFSIWSESKNIEDALKLTDGLGGAFIIKDYVKSRKHEWYDACFIKDIRDKENTEKIINNFINRQGSNLEGGVVLRKFESLKSIGNHKDSGMPICEEYRVFVFKGEILIADNYWSENEEVNISEDEYVWIESIASKIESNFVTIDLARKTDGNLIIMEMGDGQVSGLQQMDTYEFYGAFQNQGK; from the coding sequence ATGAGAAAAGAAAATTTGGAAACAGCTAAAAATTTAAACTTTATTTTTTGCAGTCATCCGTTAAATAAAAAGAGCGTGGATGAGAATTATATGGAAGAATATCAAGCAGCAGGCTTGAGTCATTCCTGTGCATTATTTAGCTATGAAGACTTGGAAGTTGGGAAACTGTCGCTTTATGGTGAAGATATTAAAGGTTTGACAATATATAGGGGATGGATGATGTCACCAAATATGTATGAAAACTTTTATAATTTGCTGCTTGAAAGAGGAATACAGCTTATAAATACTCCAAAGGAGTATGCAAAATATCATCTTTTACCCGGTTGGTACAAAGATTTTGAAAGGTTTACTCCTTTTAGTATTTGGAGTGAGTCAAAGAATATAGAAGATGCTTTAAAACTAACAGATGGATTAGGGGGAGCATTTATTATCAAAGACTATGTAAAAAGTAGAAAACATGAGTGGTATGATGCCTGTTTTATAAAAGATATCCGGGACAAGGAAAATACTGAGAAAATAATCAATAATTTTATTAACCGACAAGGCAGTAATCTTGAAGGTGGTGTTGTACTTAGAAAGTTTGAAAGCCTTAAATCTATAGGGAATCATAAAGACAGTGGTATGCCGATTTGTGAAGAATACAGGGTGTTTGTTTTCAAGGGTGAAATATTGATTGCAGATAATTACTGGAGTGAGAATGAAGAAGTAAATATATCGGAAGATGAATATGTATGGATTGAATCAATAGCAAGCAAGATAGAAAGCAATTTTGTGACTATAGATTTGGCAAGGAAAACTGATGGCAATCTTATAATAATGGAAATGGGAGATGGTCAGGTATCAGGATTACAGCAAATGGATACATATGAATTTTATGGTGCTTTTCAAAATCAGGGGAAATAA
- a CDS encoding ATP-grasp domain-containing protein, whose amino-acid sequence MGKIYLKTKFENEMKMEIPHSANIANAMYGFRELGAEIIPYHKIDEIYDKVTREDIVLDYIGQCNSIFAKFGITPRIPDYPDALKPFLGRKIWKDTINSISRSEEKWSAGYFVKPIRNKVFTGKIISSISDLVGCGNYSEDYEVLVSEPLDICAEWRCFILYDEIVDVRPYGLLLDRNRKSYKYHYDFKVLDSMLEAFVKWDERSVACSMDICVTKEGQTLLVEINDAYALGCYGLASIFYAKLISARWSQLLGLKDEYRF is encoded by the coding sequence ATGGGAAAGATTTATTTAAAAACAAAATTTGAAAATGAAATGAAAATGGAAATTCCTCACAGTGCAAACATTGCAAATGCCATGTACGGATTTAGAGAACTTGGAGCGGAGATTATTCCATATCACAAGATTGATGAGATTTATGATAAAGTAACAAGAGAAGATATTGTGCTGGATTATATTGGTCAATGTAATAGTATATTTGCTAAATTTGGAATTACACCGAGGATACCGGATTATCCTGATGCTTTGAAGCCATTTCTTGGAAGGAAGATTTGGAAGGATACTATAAACAGTATTTCAAGAAGTGAAGAAAAGTGGTCAGCCGGTTATTTTGTTAAGCCGATAAGAAATAAAGTCTTTACAGGAAAAATAATAAGCAGTATTTCCGATCTTGTTGGCTGTGGGAACTATTCTGAAGATTATGAGGTGCTTGTAAGTGAGCCTTTAGATATATGTGCAGAGTGGAGATGCTTTATACTATATGATGAGATAGTTGATGTCAGACCATATGGACTATTACTGGATAGAAACAGAAAAAGCTATAAGTATCATTATGACTTTAAAGTTTTGGATTCTATGCTGGAAGCATTTGTCAAATGGGATGAAAGGTCTGTAGCCTGTAGTATGGACATATGTGTTACAAAAGAGGGGCAAACATTATTGGTAGAGATAAATGATGCATATGCACTTGGCTGCTATGGCTTGGCAAGTATTTTCTATGCAAAGCTTATTTCTGCAAGATGGAGTCAGCTTTTAGGTTTAAAGGATGAGTACCGTTTTTAA
- a CDS encoding ADP-ribosylglycohydrolase family protein, translated as MDNIWKSGMYGVIVADAMGVPVEFTSREDRKFDPVIDMRGYGTYNQPEGTWSDDSSMAIATLASIRDKGKIDYKDIMDRFHDWCMYGAYTPFDEVFDIGIATSRAIMKYSTGAKPLESGCETEWDNGNGSLMRILPICLYIFEQQKNLKLPDDEAIDIIHNCSALTHAHLRSKIACGIYYFLVKAILDKDGELTERLQQGVDNAFKYYSESTKSELDNYNRLISLSEFKDIFEDQIRSTGYVVYTLEAAIWCLINTSSYEEVILKAVNLGDDTDTVAAITGGLAGLYYGYGNIPEKWKSKLQKREWIDSLLN; from the coding sequence ATGGATAATATTTGGAAATCAGGAATGTATGGTGTGATCGTTGCAGATGCAATGGGAGTACCTGTGGAGTTTACTTCAAGAGAAGATAGAAAGTTCGATCCTGTAATAGATATGAGAGGATATGGCACATACAATCAGCCTGAGGGTACATGGTCGGATGATAGCAGCATGGCGATTGCAACCCTTGCAAGTATCAGAGATAAGGGTAAAATTGATTATAAGGATATAATGGATAGATTCCACGATTGGTGTATGTATGGAGCTTATACGCCATTTGATGAAGTCTTTGATATAGGAATAGCCACTTCTAGAGCTATTATGAAGTATAGTACCGGAGCGAAACCATTGGAATCGGGTTGTGAAACGGAGTGGGATAACGGTAACGGCTCACTTATGAGAATTCTACCTATATGTTTGTACATATTTGAACAGCAAAAAAACTTGAAATTACCCGATGATGAAGCGATAGATATTATACATAATTGTTCAGCTCTGACACATGCACATCTAAGAAGTAAAATAGCCTGTGGGATATATTATTTTTTAGTAAAAGCTATTTTAGATAAAGATGGAGAATTAACAGAAAGGCTACAGCAAGGAGTAGACAATGCATTTAAGTATTATAGTGAAAGTACTAAGAGTGAGCTTGACAATTATAACAGACTTATTTCACTTTCAGAATTTAAAGATATATTTGAGGATCAGATAAGAAGCACAGGATATGTAGTGTACACACTGGAGGCTGCGATATGGTGTTTGATAAATACGTCATCTTATGAGGAAGTTATTTTAAAAGCTGTAAATCTGGGTGATGATACTGATACTGTAGCAGCCATAACAGGTGGGCTTGCCGGGCTTTATTATGGCTATGGTAATATACCTGAGAAATGGAAATCTAAACTACAAAAAAGAGAGTGGATTGACAGTTTGTTAAATTGA
- a CDS encoding phosphoribosyltransferase: protein MFEIKKDKKIEELISITKSDSGISGPILAKAHMDLGMAMGEQIKDQFTGDTTVVGILRGGMFMAIGLYYALDCQFELYDPKAGEFIRPKTKNVILVDSVINKGRTIERILDSTMSVACGVINENAVEKFKDRLYTIRISKNSFVGSDTKVQKGNRGPDTTMRLFNQI, encoded by the coding sequence TTGTTTGAGATCAAAAAAGATAAGAAAATAGAAGAACTTATATCTATTACAAAATCTGATTCAGGCATTAGTGGACCTATATTGGCTAAGGCACATATGGATTTGGGTATGGCAATGGGAGAACAAATAAAGGATCAGTTTACTGGTGATACCACAGTTGTAGGAATACTTAGAGGAGGTATGTTTATGGCAATAGGCCTATACTATGCTCTAGACTGCCAATTTGAACTATATGATCCAAAAGCCGGGGAGTTCATCCGTCCAAAAACAAAGAATGTAATATTGGTGGATTCTGTGATAAATAAGGGTAGAACTATAGAACGAATACTGGATTCTACAATGAGCGTGGCTTGTGGTGTAATCAATGAGAATGCAGTGGAAAAGTTTAAAGACAGGTTATACACTATTCGTATTTCAAAAAACTCATTTGTAGGAAGTGATACGAAAGTACAAAAGGGGAATAGAGGTCCAGACACGACAATGAGATTGTTTAATCAGATATAA